GCGCGCTGCGGTTCGCCGCCGCGTTCGCGCTGCTCGCGCCGCCGACCGTGTGCATGGGCGCGACCTATCCCGTCGTGGTCGCGTGGGCGGTGCGCAGCGACGAGGCCGTCGGGCCCGGGCTCGCGCTCGTCTATGCGGCGAACACGGCGGGCGCCGTGCTCGGCGCGTGGGGCGCGGGCTTCGTGCTCGTGCCGCGCTTCGGCCTCGACGGCGCCGTCGTCGTCGCGGCGGGGCTCAACTTCGCGATCGTCGCGCTCGGGCTCGCCGCGCGCCGCGCCTTCGCGCTGCGCGACGACGCCGCGCGCGATGCCGGTGTGCGCGCTTCGGTCGCGAGCGAGGAGGTCGCCGGCGCACTCGACGCCCGTGCGCCGCTCGACGGCGCGGCGCCCGGCGCGCCGCCGGCCGCGGAGGACGCCGCGCATGCCGCGGCCGCGCGACGCCGCCGCGCGGCCGCGCTCGTCGTGCTCGCGGGCACGGGCTTCGGCACGGTCGCGAACGAGGTCGCGTGGACGCACGTGCTCTCGATCCTCACGGGCGCCACGATCTACGGCTTCGCGGCGATCCTCTCGGGCGTGCTCGTCGGCATCGCGGCCGGGTCGTACGCGATGCGCGCGGCGAGCGCGCGCGTGCGCGAGCCGGTGCGCGCGCTCGCGCGCGGTCTCGTCGCGCTCGCGCTCGCGCTCGTCGCGACGCGCGCGGCGCTCGCGTGGCTCCCGCCGCTCTTCCGCGCCGCCTTCGCGGAGGGCGACGCGGGCGTCGGCCGCCCCGCGCTCCGCTACGCGCTCGCCGCCGCGCTCGTGCTGCCGCCCACGCTGCTCTACGGCGCGCTCTTCCCGCTGAGCCTCCAGCTCTACTGCCGCACGCGCGACGAGGTGCGCGCGGGGCTCGGGCGCGCCTACGCCGTGAACACGGTCGCCGGCATCGCCGGCTCGCTCTTCGCCGCGTTCGTCGCCATCCCGTTCCTGGGCAGCGACCGCCTGCTCTCGGCGATCGCGCTCGGCACGCTCGCGCTGCCGCTCGCGCTCCCCGGCGCGCGGGCGCGGCTCCGCTCGCCGCGCGCGCTCGCGGCCGCGGGCGCCGTCGCGCTCGCCGTCGTGCTGGCGCCGCACCTCGACTGGACGCGCCTCATCGACTCGGTGCGCTACGACGAGGACGCGCGCGCGGGCCGCACGCCGACGTACCTGTTCCTCGAGGAGGGGCACAGCGGCGTCGTCAGCGTCGTCACCTTCGACGGCCACCACGCGAAGCTGATGAACGACGGGCTCAACGAGTCGTTCGTGTGTCTCGAGGACGCCGACCACGAGATCGCGACCGAGACGCTGCTCGGAATCGTGCCGTGGATGCTGCACGCCGCGCCGCGCGACGCGTTCGCGATCGGCCTCGGCGGCGGCGTCACGGCGCGCGCCCTCGCGCGCACGGACCTCGAACGCATCCGCGTCGTCGAGCTCGAGCCCGAGGTCGTGAACGCGCTCGGGGCGCTCGGCGAGGCCGGTGCGCGCGTGCGCCTCGACGCGCGCATCGAGCTCGTCGTCGACGACGCGCGCCACGCGCTGCTCGTCGACGATTCGCGCTACGACCTCGTCGTGTCGCAGCCCTCGCACCCGTGGAAGTCCGGCGCGTCGAGCCTGTTCACGCACGAGTTCTTCGAGCTCGTGCAGAGCCGGCTCCGGCCGGGCGGCGTCTTCGGGCAGTGGATCAACCTGTTCGGGATGGACGCCGACACGCTCGCGTCGCTGCTCGCGACCTTCTTCGACGTCTTCGATCACGGCTTCGCGCTGATCGTCTCCGAGTCGGGCGACCTGCTCGTCTTCGGCTCGGATCGGCCGCTCGCGCTGGCCGGCGACACGCCGCGCGCGCGGCTCGCGCGCCCCGCCGTCGCGCGCGTGCTCGAGCGCCACGACGTGCGCGACCCGCTCGACATCCTGCGCTGGCTCGCGCTCTCGCGCGACGAGGCGCTGCGCGCTTCGGGCGGCGCGCCGTTCGTCACGGACCGCAACGTGTTGCCCGAGGTGCGCCTCGCGTCGGTGCGAGGCTGGGCGGCGGGCGACGCGAACCCGGAGCGCTTCGTCGCGATGCACCGCGGCTTCGACGTCGGCGAGCTGCTCGGCGGCACGCCGGACGCCGACGCACTCGACGCGCTCGCGCGCCGCATGCTCGACGCGGGCGAGCCCGCCGCGGCGCGGCGCCTCGCCGCGCGGCTCGCGGCGCTCGCACCCCAGCGCGCGGCCCGGCTCGCGCGCGCGATCGACGTCGCCTATCCCCCGACGCCGCGGAGCGAGCTGAGATAGGCTCGGGCGCACGCCGCCGACCCGTTCGCCCGCGCGCGGCGAGGGCGACGAAACCGGGGTCGGCCGCAGCGGCGACTCCGCGCGAGATGTCCGTGAACCCGACCTCGCCCGACGCACCTCGCACGACCGGCCGCTGCGCGGGCCGCCCCGTTGCCGCGCCCGTCGGCGCGCGCGCCGCGCTCGCGGCGTTCGCCCTGCTCGCGCTGCTCGTCGGGCTCGTCCCTCCGAGCGCCGCGCGCGCGCAGGGCGACGAAGACGGGCCGCCCGCGATCGACCCCGCGCTGCTCGCCACCCGCGACGGGCTCGCCGCGTTCGCGCGCGACCCCGAACGCGGCGGCGGGCGGATCGAGAGCCTGTTCGCCGTGCGCCTCGACGACCCGAAGGCCGTGCGCGAGCGCGCCGACGAGCTTCGCCGCGAGGTCGGACGACTCGACGCGAGCATCGCGTCGCTCGACGATCGGCTGCGCGAGCTCGCGAGCGAATCGGCGGCGCCACCCGCGGCCGGCCCGCCGGCCGGTTCCGACGACGTCGATCGCGCGAGGCGCACGGACCCGGCCGGCGCCGCGCCCGTCGAAGCGACCCGCGGCGCGTCCGGCGATGCCGGCAGCGACACGGGCACCGATGCGTCGGTGCTCGCGCGCGGCGACTCCGATGCGCCCGCGCGCGCCGACGCGGATGCGTCGGCGGATGCACCTGCGGATGCGATTGCGGATGCGCCCGCGCCCGCGGATGCGCCCGCGGATGCGGACGCAGACGCGGAGGCGCAGCGCCGCGCGGCTGCGGCGCGCGCGGAGGCCGAGCGGCGCGCGGCCGAGGAGGCGGCGCGCGCGGAGGCCGTGCAGCGCGAGGCCGCGGCCGAGGCCGACCGGCGCGCGGCGCGCGAAGCGGAGCGCGCGGCGCTGCAGGAACGCCGCGCGGTGCTCGCGCTCGAGCGCGACGTCGCGCACGCGCGGGCCGAGCGGCTCGCGCGCCTCGACGCGCGGCTCGCGCGGATGTCCGATGCGGGGCGGCGCGTGCTCGCGCACGTCGCCGAGCCGCGGGCCGGGCTGCGCGCGCGCGCCGACGAGCTCTCGCGTCTCGCGACCGCGCTCGAAGGGCTCGCGACGCGCATCGCCGCGCTCGCGGAGCGGGCCGCCTCGGGGTCGCTCGTGGGCTTCGTGCCCGAGGAGCGCGCGGTGCGCGCCGACCTCGCGGCGTCGGCGCGCGCCTTCGAGCAGCGCGCCGCGCGCGCGCGGGCGATCGGGACGACGCTCGCCGCGCTCGCGAACGAGCTCGAGTCCGAGGGCGCCGCGCTGCGCGAGCGGTTCCTGCGGAGCGCGCTCGCCGCGCGCGCGCCGGGCGCTCCGGAGGACGCCTCTCCGGACGCGTCGGCGGACGGCGGAGCGGCCGCCGCGGCCGACGACTTCGACGCGCTCTTCCTCGATCACCGCGCGCGCCAGCGGCGCCTGCGCAAGGCCGCGGCGCTCGCGCCTCCGTCGCCCTCGCTCGAGGAGCTGCGCGCGCTCGCCGCGCGCACCGCGACGGCGCTCGCGCGCCCCTTCGGCGTCGGCACGGTCGCCGACGCGCGCGCGTTCCTCGACGCCGACGTCGCCCTCGAGCAGGACGTCGACGCGGCGCTCGCGATCGAGGCGGGCGGTGCGGACGCGTGGCGGCTCGCGCACGAGAACGAGGTCGTCGCGCTGCTCGCCGACCAGGTCTCCGACGCGGCGCGCGCGCAGGCGTACGGCTTCTCGCGCGAGCTCGTCGACGACGTGCGCTCCGAGGTCGCGATCGCCGTCGACCGCGCGCGCGCCGGTCTCGAGCGGCTGCGCACCGACATCCCCGACACCGCATCGCTCGTCGCGACGGAGCGCGGCCAGGGCGTGCTCGCGCGGCTCGCCGGCCTTCTCGCGGTGGCGGGCGGCGCGCTCGTCGCGCGGCGTCGCGCGCCGCACGTCTCGGTCGCGCTCGTGAAGGCGCTCGCGCGCGTTCCCGAGCTGCGCGCGCACGTCGGCCTGCTCGTCCGCATCGCCGGGCTCGTGCAGCAGGTGCTCCCGGTCGCGATCGCGATCGCCGCGCTCGCCGCCGCGATCGCGATCCTCGGCAGCGATCTCTGGCTCGCGCGGCTGCTCGGCGCCGTCGGCTGGCCGGTGCTCGTCTACGTGCTCGGCCGGCAGGTGCTGCTCGGGCTCACGCAGCGCGTGACGCGCGGGCGCCCCGCGCTCGTCGAGCTGCGCGCCGCCGATCGCGAGCGGCTCGTGCGCACGTACGCGTCGCTCGGACTGTTCGTGGCGGGCGCGCTGCTGCTCGACCGCATGGTGCGGATGCTCGTCGGTGGCGGGCGGCTCGTCGGGCTCGTCGACGGGGCCGTGCTCGCGTGGGTCGCGGCGTGGGCGGTCTTCGAGATGTTCCGGTGGCGGGCGCCGCTCGCCGAGCGCTGGGGCGCGCTGGCGGCCGGCACGACGTTCGAGCTGCGCGTCGCGGAGTCCATGGCGGGGTCGCCGCTCGGCGCCGTGCTCTCGCCGGTCGCGCTCGTGCGCGTCGTCGCGACGCCGGCCTGGCGCGCGCTCGCCGCGTTCGCGACCGAGACCGACCTCGCGCAGGCGCTGCGCGCGCGCCTGCTGCGGCGCCGCTCGCGGCACGCGCAGGCGGAGGCCGGCGAGACGAAGCCGGCCGCGATTCCCGACGAGTACCTGGCCGCCTTCCCGCTGCACCCGATCCTCGGCGAGGAGGAGCAGGTGCTCGTCCCGCGCGAGGAGCTCGTGCGCGAGGTGCTCGACCAGATCGCGCGGTGGAGGGAGACGCAGGTCGACGGCTCGCTCGCGATCGTGGGCGAGAAGGGGCTCGGGAAGACGACGCTCGCCGCGATGATCGCGCGCCGCGCGAACGGCGTGGAGGTGGTCGCGCACACGCTGCGCGGCAAGCCGACGACGGAGCGCGATCTCCTGCGCGAGCTCGCGCCGGCCTTCGAGGGCGCGCACGCGCCGGAGTCGGTCGCGAAGCTCGCCGAGGCGCTGTGCGCGGGGCCCGAGCGCATCGTGCTGCTCGACGAGGCGCACAACGTCTTCCTCCGCATGGTCGACGGCTACGAGGCGTACGACGCGCTCGTCGAGCTCGTCAACTCGACGAGCGAGCGCGTGTTCTGGGTGCCCGTGTTCAACAGCTTCACGTGGCGCTTCCTCAACGAGAGCCGCGGACGCGTGCACTACTTCCGCCGCATCCTCGACCTGCCGCGCTGGACGGCGGACGAGATCCAGGAGCTCGTGCGGCTGCGCAACGAGAAGGCGGGCTTCGCGCTCGAGTTCGACGAGGTGCTGCTCTCGGAGGAGGACGCGGTGCGCGAGCGCGCCCTCGCGCACGGCGCGCGCGATGGCTTCGAGCTCGTCGAGAGTGCGGACGGCTACTTCCGCCTGCTCTGGGAGTCGAGCGGCGGCAACCCGCGCATCGCGACGCAGCTGTGGCTCGCGTCGCTCTCGCCCGCCGCCGAGCGGAGGCTGCGCGTGGGGCTCTTCCGCGAGCCCGAGTCGAAGGCGTTCGAGGCGCTCAACGACGAGCTGTGGTTCGCGCTCGCCGCGGTCTGCCAGCACGAGAACCTGTCGGCCGACGAGCTCGCGCGCGCGATCAACGCGACGCCCGGCTTCGCGCGCTTCGCGGTGCAGTTCCTCGCCGAGGCGGGCTTCGTCACCGCGAAGGACGAGCGGTGGGAGCGCGTGACGCTCTCCGCCGCCTACTACCGGCAGGTGCTGCGCGGGCTGCGCTCGAAGCACCTGCTGTACGACTGAGGCGCGCGCGCGGCGCGCGACGCGAGGAGGACGCATGGCGAACGAGACGAGCGCACCGGCGGCGGCCGCAGCGCCGCAGGCCGCGGCCGCGCCGGCGGCGCAGACCGGGATTCCCGGCGTCCCGGCCCTCCCGGGCGTCGAGCAGATCGCGGCCGCCGCGTCGCCGGAGGGCGAGGGCGCGCTCGCCTTCTTCGACCCGACCGCGGTGCCCTTCGCGCTGCTCGTCGTCGTCGGCACCGCCGTCTGTGTGCGTCTGCTCCAGCGCGCGGCGAACCGGCTCGCGGAGCGCGCGGTGCGCCAGCGCCTGCTCATCAAGCAGGCCGTCACGCTCGTCGGCTTCCTCGTGTACGGCGTCGCGGGCGTGGTCGCCGTGTCGAGCCTGTTCGAGCTCTCCGCGCAGGCGATCTTCGCGCTGTCGGGGACGCTCGCCGTCGCGGGCGGCTTCCTGCTGAAGGACGTCGCCGAGGCGACCGTCGCGGGCGTCTCGATCCTCGTGAGCCGCCCGTTCCAGGTCGGCGACCGCATCTCGTTCGGCGGCTACTACGGCGAGGTGCGCGACATCGGCCTGCGCTCGGTGCGGCTCGTGACGCTCGACGACAACCTCGTCTCGATCCCGTCGAGCCGCTTCCTGAGCGAGCCCGTCGCGAGCGCGAACGCGGGCGCGCTCGACTGCATGGTGGTGATCCCGTTCTACGTGGCGCCGACCGCCGACCACGAGCTCGCGCGCCGCATCGTGCGCGAGGCAGTGCTGAGCTCGCGCTACCTCTACCTCGGCAAGCCCGCGACCGTGCTGCTGTCGATGCAGCTCGCGAACGAGGTCGGCGCGGTGATCGTCGTGACGGCGAAGGCGTACGTGTTCGATGCGCGTCACGAGAAGAACTTCTCGAGCGACGTCACCGACCGCGTGCTGCGCGCGTTCCGCCGCCACGGCGTCGAGCTGCCCGCGCGCGCGGCCTGAGGCGCCGGGCCGATCCACACCCCGCGCGCCGCGCGCGCGCATCGCGAGGAGAGGGAACGCATGATCGATCCGAGCCTGCTCGGTCCGCTGGCCGCGCTCGCGGGCACCTGGGAGGGCGACGAGGGAGAGGACGTCGCCTACGACCACGACAGCGGCGCGAGCGCGACGAGCCGCTTCCGCGAGCGCATGACGTTCGAGCCGTTCGGGCCGGTCGACAACGGCCGCCAGCTGCTCTTCGGGCTCGACTACCGCACCGTCGCGACGCGGCTCGGAGAGGCGGACCCGTTCCACATGGAGGTCGGCTACTGGCTGTGGGACGCGGCCGCGGGCAGCGTCATGCGCTGCTTCATGGTGCCGCGCGGCGCGACCGTGCTCGCCGGCGGGCCGGCCGCCGCCGACGCGCGCGCGTTCCGCATGCGCGCCGAACGCGGCAGCACGACCTTCGGCATCCTGGCGAACCCGTACCTCGACGAGCGCGCGCGCGTGCTGCGCTACGAGCTCGAGGTTGCGGTCGAGGGCGGCGCGCTCGCGTACCGCGAGGACACGGTGCTCGCGCTCGCCGAGATGCCCGGCGAGTACCACCACACCGATCGCAACCGGCTGCGCCGCGCCTAGCGTCAGCGCGCGCGCGACTCGACGCGGAAGAGCCAGACGCCTCCGTCCGTCGGCGGGAGGTTCTCGTACTTCTCGTGGGCGACGAGCTCGAGGCGCCGCCGCGTCGGGCGGAAGTCCTCGCGCACGAGCGTCACGGGATAGCGGCGGCCGTCGATGCGCAGCACGGCGCGGCCGTCGGCCGCCGCGCGCTCGTGCCAGCGCTTGAACGGCGGGAACGAGAGGCTGCACGGGATCCACGCCTGTCCGCCGTCGACGAGGATCCACGTCGTGCGCGAGCTGCGCTCGCCCTCGAGCGCGAGCTCGACCTCCGCAACGTCCTTCGCGAACGACCAGTCGGCGACGGGCGCGTCGACCCACTCGCCGGAGCGGAGCGCGCCGCCGGGCAGGAAGCCGACCGGGCCGTCGGAGAGCCGCGCGCCGAGCACGACGAGGACCGCGAGCGCGATCGCGCCGAGCCCGACGAGCACGGCGCGGCGCGCCTTCGCTGCGGCAGTCGTCGCGTTCGTCACGGGTGTCCCTCCGTCGCGGCGCGGGCGTTAGGCGCGCGGCGCGCCAGCATGTCGGGCGCGCTCGCGGGCGTCAACCCGCGCGCAGCGCGGGCCGGCGCGGTGCTAGCGTGCGCGTCCGCGAACGCGGCGTGTGCGAACGCGGCGTCCACGCGAGGGGAGGCCGGGCCATGGCGCGCGATCGCTTCGATCTGACGGGGAAGGTGGCGCTCGTGACCGGCGGGAGCCGCGGGCTCGGCCGCGCGATGGTGCGCGCCTTCGCCGAGCGCGGCGCCGACGTCGTCGTCGCGAGTCGCAAGCTCGACGCGTGCGAGGCGCTCGCCGAGCTCGTGCGCGACGAGACGGGCCGCGAGGCGCTCGCCGTCGCGTGCCACGTCGGGCGCTGGAGCGACTGCGACGCGCTCGTCGAGCGCGCCTACGAGCGCTTCGGGCGCGTCGACGTGCTCGTCAACAACGCCGGCATGTCGCCGCTCTATCCGTCGCTCACGGCGATCACCGAGGACCTCTACGACAAGGTGATGAACGTGAACCTGCGCGGGCCGTTCCGGCTCTCGACGCTCGTCGGCGAGCGCATGGCGGCCGGCGGCGGCGGCTCGATCGTGAACGTGTCGAGCGGCGCGGCCGTGATGCCGACGGCCGGCGAGGTTCCCTACGCGGCCGCGAAGGCCGGTCTCAACAACCTGACGGTCGCCCTCGCGCGCGCCTACGCGCCGAAGGTCCGCGTCAACTGCATCATGCCCGGGCCGTTCCTGACGGACATCTCGAACGCGTGGACGCCGGAGATGATCGCGGGCCTCGGCAGCCTCATCCCGCTCGGGCGCGGCGGCGAGGCCGACGAGATCGTCGGCGCCGCGCTCTACTTCGCGAGCGACGCCTCGAGCTTCACGACGGGAGCCGTGCTCAAGATCGACGGCGGCCTCGCGTTCGCGCCGGCCTGAGCGCGCTCCGCCCCGACTAGCGTCCGATGCGGGCGAGCCAGGCCTCGCGGCGGCCGTCGGGCGCGACCGCATCGCCCGCGATCGCGCGGCCGTCGTCGGAGATCGCCGTCGCGCGCAGCAGGTGGAGCCCGCCGAGGTCGACCCCGTGCTCGCGCTCGAGCCACGCGGCGACGTCGACGGCGCGCTCCCGCGCGCTGCCGACGTCGAGCCAGACGACCGCCGCGGTGGAGCGCGCCACGCCGGCGCTCGCGCGTGCCTCCGCGCCGCTCTCGTCCGCGCCGCTCTCCTCCGCGTCGCTCTCTTC
This Myxococcota bacterium DNA region includes the following protein-coding sequences:
- a CDS encoding mechanosensitive ion channel codes for the protein MANETSAPAAAAAPQAAAAPAAQTGIPGVPALPGVEQIAAAASPEGEGALAFFDPTAVPFALLVVVGTAVCVRLLQRAANRLAERAVRQRLLIKQAVTLVGFLVYGVAGVVAVSSLFELSAQAIFALSGTLAVAGGFLLKDVAEATVAGVSILVSRPFQVGDRISFGGYYGEVRDIGLRSVRLVTLDDNLVSIPSSRFLSEPVASANAGALDCMVVIPFYVAPTADHELARRIVREAVLSSRYLYLGKPATVLLSMQLANEVGAVIVVTAKAYVFDARHEKNFSSDVTDRVLRAFRRHGVELPARAA
- a CDS encoding heme-binding beta-barrel domain-containing protein — protein: MIDPSLLGPLAALAGTWEGDEGEDVAYDHDSGASATSRFRERMTFEPFGPVDNGRQLLFGLDYRTVATRLGEADPFHMEVGYWLWDAAAGSVMRCFMVPRGATVLAGGPAAADARAFRMRAERGSTTFGILANPYLDERARVLRYELEVAVEGGALAYREDTVLALAEMPGEYHHTDRNRLRRA
- a CDS encoding fused MFS/spermidine synthase, which encodes MGAPPAAAPVASASAAAKRALALAAVFVLPSGAAALVNQVVWVRLLGLSFGAASASVATVVGAFFLGLAVGSALAPRWLARTRDPLRLYLALEAAIGVFALLLLPVLLHLDALVAAFPLASELGALRFAAAFALLAPPTVCMGATYPVVVAWAVRSDEAVGPGLALVYAANTAGAVLGAWGAGFVLVPRFGLDGAVVVAAGLNFAIVALGLAARRAFALRDDAARDAGVRASVASEEVAGALDARAPLDGAAPGAPPAAEDAAHAAAARRRRAAALVVLAGTGFGTVANEVAWTHVLSILTGATIYGFAAILSGVLVGIAAGSYAMRAASARVREPVRALARGLVALALALVATRAALAWLPPLFRAAFAEGDAGVGRPALRYALAAALVLPPTLLYGALFPLSLQLYCRTRDEVRAGLGRAYAVNTVAGIAGSLFAAFVAIPFLGSDRLLSAIALGTLALPLALPGARARLRSPRALAAAGAVALAVVLAPHLDWTRLIDSVRYDEDARAGRTPTYLFLEEGHSGVVSVVTFDGHHAKLMNDGLNESFVCLEDADHEIATETLLGIVPWMLHAAPRDAFAIGLGGGVTARALARTDLERIRVVELEPEVVNALGALGEAGARVRLDARIELVVDDARHALLVDDSRYDLVVSQPSHPWKSGASSLFTHEFFELVQSRLRPGGVFGQWINLFGMDADTLASLLATFFDVFDHGFALIVSESGDLLVFGSDRPLALAGDTPRARLARPAVARVLERHDVRDPLDILRWLALSRDEALRASGGAPFVTDRNVLPEVRLASVRGWAAGDANPERFVAMHRGFDVGELLGGTPDADALDALARRMLDAGEPAAARRLAARLAALAPQRAARLARAIDVAYPPTPRSELR
- a CDS encoding SDR family oxidoreductase — encoded protein: MARDRFDLTGKVALVTGGSRGLGRAMVRAFAERGADVVVASRKLDACEALAELVRDETGREALAVACHVGRWSDCDALVERAYERFGRVDVLVNNAGMSPLYPSLTAITEDLYDKVMNVNLRGPFRLSTLVGERMAAGGGGSIVNVSSGAAVMPTAGEVPYAAAKAGLNNLTVALARAYAPKVRVNCIMPGPFLTDISNAWTPEMIAGLGSLIPLGRGGEADEIVGAALYFASDASSFTTGAVLKIDGGLAFAPA
- a CDS encoding AAA family ATPase; translated protein: MNPTSPDAPRTTGRCAGRPVAAPVGARAALAAFALLALLVGLVPPSAARAQGDEDGPPAIDPALLATRDGLAAFARDPERGGGRIESLFAVRLDDPKAVRERADELRREVGRLDASIASLDDRLRELASESAAPPAAGPPAGSDDVDRARRTDPAGAAPVEATRGASGDAGSDTGTDASVLARGDSDAPARADADASADAPADAIADAPAPADAPADADADAEAQRRAAAARAEAERRAAEEAARAEAVQREAAAEADRRAAREAERAALQERRAVLALERDVAHARAERLARLDARLARMSDAGRRVLAHVAEPRAGLRARADELSRLATALEGLATRIAALAERAASGSLVGFVPEERAVRADLAASARAFEQRAARARAIGTTLAALANELESEGAALRERFLRSALAARAPGAPEDASPDASADGGAAAAADDFDALFLDHRARQRRLRKAAALAPPSPSLEELRALAARTATALARPFGVGTVADARAFLDADVALEQDVDAALAIEAGGADAWRLAHENEVVALLADQVSDAARAQAYGFSRELVDDVRSEVAIAVDRARAGLERLRTDIPDTASLVATERGQGVLARLAGLLAVAGGALVARRRAPHVSVALVKALARVPELRAHVGLLVRIAGLVQQVLPVAIAIAALAAAIAILGSDLWLARLLGAVGWPVLVYVLGRQVLLGLTQRVTRGRPALVELRAADRERLVRTYASLGLFVAGALLLDRMVRMLVGGGRLVGLVDGAVLAWVAAWAVFEMFRWRAPLAERWGALAAGTTFELRVAESMAGSPLGAVLSPVALVRVVATPAWRALAAFATETDLAQALRARLLRRRSRHAQAEAGETKPAAIPDEYLAAFPLHPILGEEEQVLVPREELVREVLDQIARWRETQVDGSLAIVGEKGLGKTTLAAMIARRANGVEVVAHTLRGKPTTERDLLRELAPAFEGAHAPESVAKLAEALCAGPERIVLLDEAHNVFLRMVDGYEAYDALVELVNSTSERVFWVPVFNSFTWRFLNESRGRVHYFRRILDLPRWTADEIQELVRLRNEKAGFALEFDEVLLSEEDAVRERALAHGARDGFELVESADGYFRLLWESSGGNPRIATQLWLASLSPAAERRLRVGLFREPESKAFEALNDELWFALAAVCQHENLSADELARAINATPGFARFAVQFLAEAGFVTAKDERWERVTLSAAYYRQVLRGLRSKHLLYD